The Neurospora crassa OR74A linkage group I, whole genome shotgun sequence genome segment GGCTGCGGGAAAAACCGCCTATTTTTGGGGTGGAAGCCGAGCTGAGGATGAGCTCAAGAGGATCACGCTTCCCCATGGAATTGCTAGTGTTGGGCTGGACCTAAAGGGTAGAAAATTTGTTGTTGGCGAAGAACCGGGTACTTGGGCTCGCGTCTACACCTGGGACGAGGGCCAGGAAATCGATGTGCACAAGGGTCACCACGGCCCCATCTGGTCCATTGCGTTCTCTCCCGACGGCAATTTGTATGCAACTGGGTCAGAGGATGGCACAATCAAGATGTGGAAGAACTGTGACGGCTATTACGGGCTCTGGCGTGGGGGTGTATCCGGCAGTGGCACCGACTAGGAGAAGAAGCATCAATGCCCCGATTTTGGCTCAGCGAAGGAGTACTTTTCCCAACAGACGACGGGTGTATTCAAGGATATCACCAACCAAGGCGTTGCTACGCCTGATGTTCTTGATCTTCTGAGCTTCGAGGTTCCGGTCACATCGGCCGTGAATCCTCACTCTGATCTCCTCAGCTATTCGCCAAACAAGTACGATAAGCCCCTTTCACCCGTCCGTCCGAGGCGTCACGCCAATAAGGCATCTCCTCTCAGGTTTGAGATTGATGTCGAGTCACCCTCCGATACCACTTCCGACCTTTTGCTCAGCTATTCGCCGAACAAGTACGATAAGCCCTTGTCGCCTGTTCGTTTGACGCGCAATACCAGACCGGCATCCACCCTGCGTTGAGCTATGCTCGAAATCGGCTTGAAGCCACAAAGCACATACATATTGGGATGTGGCTAGGTACCTCTGAATATGCTTTATTCTTCTCGACAGCATCTGGGCTGGCAAGGTCTTCCAAGGGTATTGCTGCTATGCCAAGACATACCCCGTTGCGCAAGGTAGATGAAAGAAATCGTGATTATGGATGGTAAGGGCACTTGTATCAGAAGATAGACTTCCCGTATATGCTGGATTACGTGGGATCATCTTATCTTATACCATGCTGGTTATTATGCTTTGCTCATTTGTGTTTACCAGATCAGGAGGTGAAGATGTCGACGGGGTCATAATTCGTTGGTGTTGCCCACTCGAAACTCGACGAGAACATGGAAATACCAAACAATTAGAAATTCGCATAGTGTTCCCAGCCAAAGTGTTGTGATCCGATTCGTTCAGTGGCGAGATTCACACGCTTGATCGAGCAATGACCAGACGACACATTACATCATCCAGCTGCCACACAACAAATTGTTTCCCATTGTGGGTTTACCCTACACAAATAGTCATGCCACTGCACGACCATTCAGTTGCCAATTTGCATCATCCGCTTTGACTCACTTGCCGGGTTTGTGCAACACTCCTTTCCCAAGTTCAAGGGAGAGCATTCCATAAAAGCTGAAGGGACCCCCAAACTCTTTCCATCTTCAATCTTGAGCCAAATCGATTCACTCGCCACGACATCCTCTTCCACCCTGAACTCACTCCAATGATATCATAGCCTTTACCCAAAATACTTTCTTAGACTGTCAAACCTTCATTTTTCAACCATGGGTCGCAGCTACGACAAGGCGGCCAGGGCCACCAATATTGAACCTCCCTTGCAGTGGACCGACCAGACCACGCACAAGTATTGCGGCAAGCCAGACCGCGGTCGCATCGGCAAGCCAAACAAAGCCCAGAAGTGCGATGACTGTCAAGCCGTTAAGGCGCACAGGGCCAAGGAATTTCAAAAGGATACGGACATTCGCCGTCAAGAGAAGTTGGACTGGACGCTCAGTTACGATTAACTGATTGTCGGTGATTCTGTCTCCGAGACACGGTTTTCCTGCTGTtaccttttttccctttagtttcctttctcctcccGATTTAACTTTGCTACTATATCGCTGCGCCGCGGAGGGCAACAATCCCGCGAAGACGGTTTACGTGATACCATTACACAAGATGGACGGCGTCTTCTGTATCAATGATAGATATTGGTTGGTGGAAGTACTGTGTGTTGTGGCGATAAATGggatttttgtttttgggTCCTGAACCTATCTCCGTTGGACTCAGATAGCCACAGGCTAACACTCTTATAGGTTTTCCAGATGGTGAACCCGAAATGGGAAGATGTAAGGTAGAATGCGATCGGACTCGAACGGGAGCAGTGTTTGTGCTTGGACTTACATGATGCTTGTCGCTATCAGCTGGAAACAATGGATATTAAATGGATCATTCCTACCCGGCTGAAAGATGGTTCTACCACTAGTAAGGGGTAGGAAGGCTGATAGCAACAGGGGAAACACTGGGCTCGCGTCTTCCTGTTTGATCCATAAATCAGTGTCAACAGCTACCTGTCCCGTCACACAGCGTGAACCATGGCAATGAAAACAAATACACTGGTGGTAACTGCCAAGTGTTCGAGGGGGTTTAGATCATTGGAGAAGGATATGATGTCGCGATTAGGCTGTTCAACCGTAGGTTGTTCTTTTTGGGACCACATCTCCGTCACTACGATCTTGTGCACGCAAGGGGCTGTTACAAGAAAACGGCAAACCGCATATCACTCAACACGTACTATACGTCTCGCGGTACTGTGCCAATAATGGTAAAATGGATGTGCGTTGATGATTTTGAGAGATTGAGGCCCAACATGTGGGAAAGGTGTGGCAGTTTCTGTAGCCTACTATAATGACAGCTTGCAAACCCAGTCTCCAACAAGAAATCGGACCATATCAGTTCAATCGGGTATGGTGTAGCGGTAACATCGTTGACTCTCACTTCTTAGGAGTGACTGCTCTCTCAACAGCCCCGGGTTCGACTCCCGGTATCCGAGTCTCCAACTTTTTTATGATATTTTTGCCCCCTCATCCCCGTACGGCCAACCCTCGGCGGGGGCGCGGGGCAAGTAGAGCATGCATGTGATAGCCCCACAGGGGTTGAACGGGACCCTTCTCTCTAAATATAGCAGTACTTCCCAACCGTAACCTTTGAGATACAAAACAATACCGTGGATTGATGCTCAGATATTCGAGGATGCCTTCAAACTCATGAGAGATTTTGGGTAACTTGTCATTGGCATGCCTACACATTGGCCTCATGCTTCAAAAAGGTTCTGAATGAATAAGCCCTCCATGATCGTTAATGACGTCAGAACTCGTCGCCGTGCGGTCAGGCTGATGAAAAGTGCTGTcaaccccccctcccctccttctcgttgccctacctacctacaagtAGTGAAATCGGGCAAACAGCATCCGCTATTCTacttttccctctccttttctttctttttcttttgtctttcTCTGATCTCACATCCTCCAAGCAGCAACATAACACACTTCTATGCCATCTGGCACCACCAAGAAAGTCGTCAAGAAACCACCAGGTCAACAAGAGGAGAATCTCTCACCCACCAATCACCAACACCCATCataactcctcctcctcctcctccttcttcttcttcttcttccccccaAAAACCAACTACAAGTCCCCTTCGAAATGGATCCCCAAAAGACAAGCAAGAAGGCCCAAGAAACCATGGGCGAAGCTACCGAGCAAGCCTCCAGCACAGCCTCGGGCATGACCGACACGCTCGCGGGCGCCGCCAAGCCCGTCACCTCGACGCTCGGCAACACGCTCGGCGGCGTGGCCAACACGGTCGGCGGCACCGTGGGCGCGGCGACCCGGGGTCTGGGGGAGACGGTCAGTAGCGCGGTTCCCGGCGGGATCGGAAAGCCCGTGGGGGATGTGGTGTCGAATATCGGGAGTGGAGTGGAGAGGGGCGCGAAGGAGGTGGGCAAGGGAGTGAAGGATGCCGGGGAGTTGAAGGGGagtgagcagcagcagcagcagtaggaaagaaagaaagaaagaaagaaagatggTGTGAAAGGAGGATTTAGTTGTGAGTGGAAAGGCCATGAAGAGAAgtgagaaaaagaaaaatcggAAATTgacagaaaagaaggagacgaAAAGCGTGGAAGGCATTGTTCAGTGGTTTGTTTTGGGGTGTATGATGTGGTGTTTCTGTGAGGTTGAGGTATCGGTTTTTCATGGAAAAGGAAGGGTACATGTGGCATTGAAGGGAAGATTTAAGTCATTGATTTTGCTTCACAACTGTTCAAATTCATATTTCTTCTGTTTACATATGACACAACAATAGGATTTTGGGTGTGTACGAAAACGTTGTTCTCATTCTTTTCCCCAACTGAATAACACGAAACATAACGCCAACGCCTCGTGATGTGAGAGGCTTTCTATCATATCCACAACGGcttatttttcttcttacctACCACCCAAACTTCTCAACCGCTATCCGTACATCCAATCCTTCCCCAATCGCATCAGCACAAGTATTCCTCACCGTCCTATTCAGTCCATCCGGCcccgacaccaccaccccgcACTCCAGCCCATCGCTCGCCGCATCCAAGATCCATCCCTTCACAATCCCCGCCACATCCGGCCGCCCCGCATCCTCCGTTGGCTCCGGAATGACCAAGTCCAGTCCCAGCGCAACTAACTCATCAAACTGCTCTTGCGGTATCCAACCCCTGTGTGACCTCGAGTGCGTCACCCAGAGCATATGTACTCTCTGCTTCTGCCGCCTGGTTGACGGCGATACCCTTCTTGCTACCTTATCTTCTTccccctcatcctcttcctcttctgcgtctgacaacaacaaatcTTGTTTCGGTTGCTGGAGCAAAGCCCACACCAAAGGAAACGTAACCGCAATGCCACTCCCTCCGGCCACCAGAATCGCACTCCTCGATGCCCGAAGCATGTCCAGCGCGTGCGAAGAGCCGTACGGCCCGTCTAGTTGCACCGACACACGGGCATGGCCCGCTTGGgcgtggcggaggaggtcagATGTGAAGCCGGAGTAGGAGCGGATGAGGAGATTAAACCATGCGTGGgtgggttgctgttgctgttgctgttgttcgcCTGCCGCCGCTGATGTGGAGTGAGGGTTAATAACGGGGGCGGCAGAGGCGATGGTGAATGGGTGGGCTTGCAAAGCGTGGGAACCGCCTAGGGAGGGGACGGTGAGGAAGACGTGGTCTGTGGGGTGCCAGCCGTTGAGGATGGATTTGTTtgggtggaagaaggaaaagaaggaccaGGGCGGCGACTTCCACCAGGGTTGTTGGTCTTGACTGGGTCGAGGACGGGGAAGGATGTCCCAGTCGGCTGAGACCAGAAAGGTCTGGCCGTCTTCCAGCACTTGGATGTCGGCCGTGACGGTGGCTCGCTTAAAGCGCAGTCGCCAGACGAGCCGGTCGAGGACAAAGATGGCGAGTGACAAGCTGACATAGGGACGGCTGGTGTAGAAGTGGAACCAGAGAAACACGAGCGCGGCGATCTGGAGTACGACGTGCGAGGCCAGAAAGAGCTCGTACCATCGCTGTCGGAAACTCCCCAGGGAGGTAAAGTAGAGCAGCTCATACGACGTGAAAGTGCCCAGACCGCACAGGATAAGCGGGTGCGTAAAGTACGCCCATGCAGTCTTGGAAGCCAACATCCAGTCTTCAGCCAGGACGAACTGCCAGATGACCATGCTGACGAAGTGCACCAGCGCCATGAAGCACATCATCTCGCCAACGCGGCGGTGGAAGATGTTGAGCGCTTCGTACGAGTAGCCGGTCAGTAAGCGCAAAGGCTGGTTCTTGGCGCTCaggaggtagaggagggggaggttgaCGATGAACATGAAGCCCATTTTGTCGccaaagacgaagaagaagtcccAGCGGAGCGGGATCAGGAGCATCTGGAAGAAGATGTTCAACAGGATCCAGAGCGCAATAAAGAGCGAGGTGCCGTTGCTGGGGAGGGTGCGAttgatgatggggatgggtGGCGGTTGACGGGCGAGCCAGGAGGAGACAGTGTTGCCAATGGTTGTTGACTTGCGGCCGAGACGGGTTGAGTTGATGGTGAGGCTGGATGTGCGCCCTCGTAAAAGGGGCGATCGTTCAAGATCAACGAGGTTGTCTTTCCAGTTGCCAGTGGGTGTGGATGTGCCGGGGCGGGACCGGCTGGATGATgccggcgaagaaggcggtTGGACCGTTGTTGTCGATGTCATTGTCGTCCTTTGGACTGAATCTGACTTTTTACCCCTTATCCTAGCCAGCCACTGTCGTCGGTCATTTCTGAATTTACGCCAGTGCAAACCTGCGAAGACGGAGATGGTGAAGAGCACAGCGATGTTATAACAGCTGGCGATGAAGCGTGCGTCGAAGAGAGCCCGAACGAGCTTCAAGAGGTATTCGAGCTTTTCTGAGGGGATCAAATCAAGGGGGTCGCCACCCTCATCACCACTGTTCTGGACATCTCGGACCGCCAACATGGACGATGAGGTAGAGGATACGGCGGATGCGGCGTTGCGCAGAGCGTCCTGCGCCCATGCGCCCTTTTGCCCGTAATTCATGACCCAAGAGGATTGGTGggttgaaaaaaaaatggaaggCGACCGAGCCGCAGTGTCGCCGATGCAGAGGACTCGGAGCTCTGATGAAAGAGTATGAAAACGGGATGGGAAGTGGAGTGACAGGACGCCGGACGTGGGACGGAAGGAAGGCGAGGGCAAAGATGGGATCTTATCTGATCATCTGATAATTAGCGCACATTTTAGCGTGAGTCTATCAGTGGAGTGCTGTGGGGGCCCTGTAAGCGACCCGCTTCTTGGCGCACGTTAACCGCTGCTCGACCCCCGCTGACTTCCCCCGCTTTTCCAGGACAATTACGGGCGCTAGAGGCGCTGCATAAATAGGGGACCACAGGACGATAAGGCTCAGCTATGCCCCTAGTGCCGTGAAAGAATGTTTCATGAACAGAAACATCAGACTTTCGCTCTTCTCCATTCCAGCCCTCGCTTCTCAATGAGCACAGCAAGCGGCGAAGCCATCAGCATGACGATGGcaaaaacaccaaaacaccatCCGGAGCCAGCAGCATCTGCCAGGGGTTGTTGTGCAGCAATCGCAGCACCGGCTCCCAGGCATCGAACCAAGTTATACGATGCTTGGACGGTGGCGGAAGCTTGGGGGTTGAGGTCTGTAAGGAGTGTTCCGCAAAGCTGTCCAATGGAAGTCAGCGGACAGATACTGGGCAATTATTGCTCGAGGAATGACTTACCGTGAAGATGCTCGATGTTGCGGCGCCCGTCAGGAACTGGAGAATGAGTGGCACTACGAGGTGCTAATATCGTGAAAAGACCCGTCAGCTTGTGCTCACTCACTTTCAGAACCCGTCCTTGTCATTACTTGGCTAACTCACCGCTCGCTCACTCAGGCCAACACCATAAGCAGCAGATCCCACCGAcgagacgaggatgagggtgTGAATCCCCACAAATCGAGCCTTCTCTATGGGAAAGTCCGATATGTCCTCACCTCGGCGATATTGTCCCTCCCTACCGGCCTCGGCAGAGTATTTCTTGATATTCTTGTCAAGGAATTTGCCTAGCAGCATATGTCAGACATTGATCACAACGCTCAGAAGGACGGATTTCACACATACCAGTGGCATAAGATGCGAGTGCGCCTCCAATGCCCGATGGCAGGTAGACCAGCCCAGCCTGGAGATAATCCAGGTCGTATATATCGATGCACTGAGCGGCCAATGACGTTTGCAGCGTCATCTTAACCGCGTATGTGATGGATCCGATCAGAATCACGACCAAATTACCCTTGAGAAACAGCATCGGGATACATGTGAAAGGGTTTGGGATGTGGCATTTCCTTGCCTTCTTGGTATCCGTGAATTGCGCAACTTGGGTTTCCACATGCCCGTCGTTATTTGCACGCCTTACTCTTCGCTTTCGACATAGTGTTTCAAAGAGACTCTTGTGAATGCCTCTTGGCGGGATGCTACCGTTTCCGACAATCTTTCTCTGGGTCTCCGGCATCAGAAGGATAACAATGATCATGTAGGTTCCCGTCATGATGGCCAGAAACCAAAAGATCCATCGCCAGCCGAGCTTCTGGGCAAGTACACCGGCGATGACAGGGCCGAAACTAGGAGCAGCGTTGGTACTACAAGAAATATGTTCATCAGCCCTAAAACGAACATGTTAACAATGGGATTATGGTAACGAACAACAGTATCAGCGAGCCCACATAGGAGCCGCGCTCCGCAACAGTCGTTATATCAGCAATGATTCCATACGCAGCGCCGTACGACCCTATCTGCGTTAGCATCGGTGCTGTTCCTATCTACCAAACCAAGTGTTCACTCACCAGAAGCCCCAGCACTCTGAAGCATCCTCAACACGAACAATGCGGCATACGAGTTCTGCAATGCGAGCCCAACATTGGACGCCGCAACCAGAATGAACATGAGGATGTATGCCGgccttcgtcctccttgaTCAGCTATATCCCCCAATAATGCCGGCGCGATGCCGGCAACGATCAGATAAGAAGTGACCGTGAGGTTGACAAGTGAGACGGACACTCCAAGGCCGTTCGCCATTGGAACCAGCGCCGGGAAGTATATGTAGCTGCTCAGCGTGGAGAACATGGCCCCGAAGGAGGCAGTGTAGCTGATCCATTGCTTCTCGGCTGCAGTGAAGACGGAAaacggtggtgctggtgctggtgctggtggtacTGTCGAGGAAAAGGCTGCTGGAGGGCACTCGGTTGCACTTTCTCCCACATCTTTATCGATCAGGTTGGGAACCACAACGCTGGTTGTTTCGGTGAGTTCGTTGACTGCGACTGAGTGTGTTTTGGTCTCGACTGGTGGGGCTGGTGACATTGTTGTCCAGTTCACTTTGTCTCCGGTAGTTCCAGTTGTCACCGTGTTGTGTAAGGATCACCGTATCGAGGAGGcagatgagaagaagaaccgaGCTGAGGACTTCCTTGCGGTCATGGTTCGTTAGAGGTATTTTGAGAGAGGGGTAGATAGCAAACCATTTGTGCAGTTTGGAACAGGCAGGGGCGACTCCCGCCACAAGGGAAGTTGGGTGATTGGTCACCGCGGGAGAGACCTGCAAGGTTTGTATCCatggaaggaaagaacaAGGCGAAACACTGTGATACCAGGCTCAGCTACGAACCAACAAACCGGCATTGGGTGAATCTAAAATGCTAACAGACTTCCAGCCTCTCGACGAGAACAGAACGTGTATTCAACGGCTGGGCCCCTAACGAACAAGCCAACAACCCATCAATTGCCCAGGGCACTTGCCATCAGCTAATGATAACCTTTTCATCAAAGAGAACCTTCTCGCCAAATTCCAGGAACCCGTGAAAGACAATGAGTTTTTCTCCTCTGGCAAGCGCTACTGCAGTCTTTGATATCACCTTGATGACGACATTACCTCCCGTGTGCCACGTTGGCGGAATGAAGAAGTGCCGAGTGAAGTAGCTTGTCCGATCAAGATTCTTGAGGCTGATCGAGCAAACCCATCCATTCGTGTCGAGAAAATAAAGAGTAGACCGGATGAGGCCTGCCACTGTTTGCAGGCCCACTACCTCGATATTACGGGTAGGCAGGGCGAGACTTTTGGTCTCTGGCGTGACTTGTGAAGCATCAAAGGCAGTGAAATGGCACGATGGCGTGCTTAGAACAGTAGAGACACACCCTACATAGGTTGAACCCGAACGGCTGATCCATGGGAGGTCTGTTTGCCATGTGATTTTATCTGCGAGAATGCCATCGGCTGTAGTGAGAGGTTGTAGGGTTGACCAGTCGAAAACATGAACGCGCTTGTCTCTAAGAGCCAACACGTGTGAGGagttggatggatgaatTACCCAGCGAGCACGTGCATCTGAAGATCCCCAGTGAAAGTTGTTGTTCTCAACGATGGTCCCTTCGATGCTATCTGCCATGGCGGCAACGACCTTGATGCCAGCTAATGTGTGTAGAAAAATCGAAAGTCCTTGGGGACTCAGTATCGCTTGAAATGGGCATCCAGTCTGCTCTTTGTGATCTAAGCATTTCGTCACCCCAATTTGCGTGCGCTTTTTAGGGTCAAATTCCAACCTCGTCAGGATACAGCGGCCGCTGATATCCATGGAGAATAGTGTCTTCTTTTCGTTATTCCAGTCCACCTGGTGGATGGGTGCGTGGCTATCATGTAACTTCAGCTTTTCTATGCATTCGCCGGTCGCCGACTCGCAAATATCGACCGTTCCATCTTGACGACCCACGAAAACGACGATTCCGTCAAAGGCCGACTCAATAGTAGTGATTGCCTCTCCCCAATGAAAGAAGTGTGCGCTTGGTGCCACAGTATCGTTGTTAGCTACCTCTTTGCTGTGAGGCTCTGATGAGCTGTCGTCCGATCCGCCCCTTGGAATGAGAACAAGTGGTTCCCATACATTGCAGCACTGCCCTCGGATGTCGAACAGGCGAAGGTTGTCAGAGGAAAATACCAAACCTGGAATATGAAATCGCTCGTCAGGTCTCTCGATTCGATACAGAGGCTGCAAAGTCTCAAAGGAAAACAGATGAATTGCCCCAACTTCGTCACCGCCTGCCAATATGCGTCCGTCAGAGGTGGCAGCCAGGATCCCAAGCGAATACTGCAGACGATAGCTTGCTTGCTGCATCAGGGACCACGGATTGCATATGACGAGTTCCTCGTCCTTGTAGGAAATTGCGAGTAGTTCAAGCTCAAATACAGGATTGAAGATAAGGTCGAGGATCGGCGGCGCAGGATAGACACCTTCGAACCCTTCTTTCTCAAAGCAGCCGATCTTTCCAAAATCTTCGAGATTCCATATAGCAGCTGTTCCATCTCGATATGCGAGCGCGGCTAATTTTTGACTCTCATCGAGGCGGATCAGCTGCGCTGGCGTCCAGACCTTGGGTCTTTGCGCCTCTTCGTCTGACGAGTCCGAGTCCGGAGGCGAGCCTGGAGGTGCGTGCAGAAGCAAGGGCTCCTTTATAGAGCCCGATGTGACATCAAAGGCGCTGAAAGAGCTTTGCTGTGGGTTTGCGAGAAAAAGTATCTCATCATTAGGACTGAATTTGATCTCGGAAGGTG includes the following:
- a CDS encoding ferric reductase transmembrane component, which codes for MNYGQKGAWAQDALRNAASAVSSTSSSMLAVRDVQNSGDEGGDPLDLIPSEKLEYLLKLVRALFDARFIASCYNIAVLFTISVFAGLHWRKFRNDRRQWLARIRGKKSDSVQRTTMTSTTTVQPPSSPASSSRSRPGTSTPTGNWKDNLVDLERSPLLRGRTSSLTINSTRLGRKSTTIGNTVSSWLARQPPPIPIINRTLPSNGTSLFIALWILLNIFFQMLLIPLRWDFFFVFGDKMGFMFIVNLPLLYLLSAKNQPLRLLTGYSYEALNIFHRRVGEMMCFMALVHFVSMVIWQFVLAEDWMLASKTAWAYFTHPLILCGLGTFTSYELLYFTSLGSFRQRWYELFLASHVVLQIAALVFLWFHFYTSRPYVSLSLAIFVLDRLVWRLRFKRATVTADIQVLEDGQTFLVSADWDILPRPRPSQDQQPWWKSPPWSFFSFFHPNKSILNGWHPTDHVFLTVPSLGGSHALQAHPFTIASAAPVINPHSTSAAAGEQQQQQQQPTHAWFNLLIRSYSGFTSDLLRHAQAGHARVSVQLDGPYGSSHALDMLRASRSAILVAGGSGIAVTFPLVWALLQQPKQDLLLSDAEEEEDEGEEDKVARRVSPSTRRQKQRVHMLWVTHSRSHRGWIPQEQFDELVALGLDLVIPEPTEDAGRPDVAGIVKGWILDAASDGLECGVVVSGPDGLNRTVRNTCADAIGEGLDVRIAVEKFGW